TGAAGCGGAACGTCGCTCCAGTGCCCGCTGCGGACTCCAGCCACACCCTTCCACCGCGACTTTCAACAATTTTCTTCACCACCGATAGACCGATACCCGTTCCTTCAACTTTGTCCCTCGCTTCCAGCCTTTGGAAGATGCCCCAAATCTTCTGATGGTACTTGGGTTCGATTCCTTGCCCATTATCAGCGACTGAGAACTCGTAGTATTTTCCTAGTTCCCGAACACCAACCTGAATACACATATCCGAGCGATTTGCGTACTTGATGGCGTTGCCGATCAAGTTCATAAACACCTGCTGTAATGGCACCCGTTCGGTTTGCAACGTCGGCATATTTGGTACAACAATCGCAACTTCGGGCGGCGGATCGAGCAGTTCGATGACTTCCGACAGCAAAGAGGAGACATTCACCGTCTCGATCTGTTGTTGCACCCTACCCGCCCGCGAATATTGCAGAATGCCGTTAATTAAAGCTTCCATGCGATGAACTCGTCCCCGCAATAAATTTAGATGTTCGCGGGAGTCTTCAGTCAGTTTATCTGCGAGGTCTTCCTCAATCCATTCTGAAAGCGTAGCGATCGCTCTTAAGGGTGCTTTCAAGTCATGAGATGCAATATAAGCAAACTGGTCTAAATCCCGGTTACTGCGTTCTAGCGCCTGGGTCATTTGAACCAGTTCTTCCGCCTTTTTCTCAATTTCCTGACGCGATCGCACTTGTTCTGTCACTTCCACGGCGTGGGTCATAATGCCGTTGACTTTACCATTGGCATCTACTAAGGGTTGGTAGACGAAATTCCAAAAACTCTCTTCTAGAATGCCATCGCTGTTGCGGTCGAACATCGCCCGCATCTCATTGCCGACAAAAGGTTCGCCACTGGTATAAACCTGGTCTAACAACTCGAAAAAGCCTTGCCCTTGCAAGTCCCAGAACGCCTCGCGCACGGGTTTACCGACGATATCCCGCTTTTCCACAATCTGCATATACAGTGGGTTCACCGTTTCCGTGACATGGTTCGAGCCACGGGTGATGGCAATTGCCGCCGGTGCTTGCATGAAGACTCGCTGTAGTTCAGCACGGGCTGCTTGGGCTTCGGCTAAAGCGCGATCGCGAATCTCCCGCTCTTGCTTGCGTTCGCTGATGTCGCGAGAAACCCCTACAATCTCCACAACGTTGCCATTGGTATCGAAAATTGGGGATTTAATCGTGTGGAAGAAGCGAGTTTCGCCGTCAGCGCGGACATTCGGCTCTTCCAGAACCTCGATTGGCTGACCTGTTGTGAAGACTTGCAGGTCGTCTTGCAGGTACTGCTGAGTGTAATCGAGTTGATTGTAGGGGACATCCGTGATGCCGTGAAGCTGCTCAAGAGTCATTCCATAATATTCGCAGGCAGCTTTGTTGGCATACACCACAACTGAGCCAGGAGCCTTACAAAACACCATATCCTGCACGGAATCGAGAATCTGGGCATAGCGGTGTTCGCTCTGTTTCAGGGCTTCCTCGGCACTTTTGCGATCGCTAATATCGGTGTGAACACCAATCCATTCCCGAATGCTGCCGTCCGCTTCAAATACGGGGACGGCGCGCACGCTCATATATTTATAAATACCGTCGGAACGCCGCAGACGATGCTCGATTTGGTAAAGGGTGCCATTGGCAACCGCATTCAACCACTCTTGCACGGTATGCGCTTGGTCATCTGGGTGAACGGCATTGAGCCACCCCCAGCCTTTTAGCTGTTCGTAGGATTGCCCGGTAAACGCACTCCAACCCGGCTGTGGAGTGACAAATTCTCCCTCAGCTTTGGTGTCCCAGATAATTTGAGCTGTGGCTTCCACAAGCGAACGGTAGCGTTCTTCACTCTTGCGGAGTGCTTCTTGCACCGTTTCCACCTCGATTCGTGCTGCCTGTTCGCGCAATAGAAGCTGAGTTTTTTCCTCAGCTTCCTTCTCCTTGGTGATATCGACCATCACGCCGCGTAGCAACTTGGGGCAACCTTGTTCATCGCAGACCACACGCACCACATCTTTGAGCCAGACGACGCGACCATCCGATGCGATCGCTCGATACTGAAATTCGTGGTCT
This genomic stretch from Coleofasciculus sp. FACHB-1120 harbors:
- a CDS encoding PAS domain-containing sensor histidine kinase — its product is MSETELEAAQRDAEASTTALAVSISEAAEQEVAARSAAEAHRRFVELVQGLDAIVWEMDAVTWKFTFVSDRAQDILGYPISQWLNEPTFWQDCLLHPEDRDWCVNFCVSATNQAKDHEFQYRAIASDGRVVWLKDVVRVVCDEQGCPKLLRGVMVDITKEKEAEEKTQLLLREQAARIEVETVQEALRKSEERYRSLVEATAQIIWDTKAEGEFVTPQPGWSAFTGQSYEQLKGWGWLNAVHPDDQAHTVQEWLNAVANGTLYQIEHRLRRSDGIYKYMSVRAVPVFEADGSIREWIGVHTDISDRKSAEEALKQSEHRYAQILDSVQDMVFCKAPGSVVVYANKAACEYYGMTLEQLHGITDVPYNQLDYTQQYLQDDLQVFTTGQPIEVLEEPNVRADGETRFFHTIKSPIFDTNGNVVEIVGVSRDISERKQEREIRDRALAEAQAARAELQRVFMQAPAAIAITRGSNHVTETVNPLYMQIVEKRDIVGKPVREAFWDLQGQGFFELLDQVYTSGEPFVGNEMRAMFDRNSDGILEESFWNFVYQPLVDANGKVNGIMTHAVEVTEQVRSRQEIEKKAEELVQMTQALERSNRDLDQFAYIASHDLKAPLRAIATLSEWIEEDLADKLTEDSREHLNLLRGRVHRMEALINGILQYSRAGRVQQQIETVNVSSLLSEVIELLDPPPEVAIVVPNMPTLQTERVPLQQVFMNLIGNAIKYANRSDMCIQVGVRELGKYYEFSVADNGQGIEPKYHQKIWGIFQRLEARDKVEGTGIGLSVVKKIVESRGGRVWLESAAGTGATFRFTWAK